A window of Physeter macrocephalus isolate SW-GA chromosome 6, ASM283717v5, whole genome shotgun sequence genomic DNA:
CTTTTCATTTCAATGGAGGCCAGCCTGCACCCTAAGTGCGTATTTAAAACCCCAATCAGCTTATTGGTGGCATGGAAGCTGTCAGATAAGCAGTCAAGGAGCTCCTGGTGAAGACGATTTACTTCTTGCCGCCTTTTTGGGTTCTCTGGGTAGAGGAAGTCACTTTGAGCCATATTTCAAATATGAtctctgaaaaatacaatagtaaATCTTTACcagaaatcttgaaaaatatCTGCTGGATGTATAGATTTGACCAGGAAATCTTTTACTTTATGAATAGCAAAGTAGTATGCTATCTAAGCAATTTCTCAGAAAACTCAACAAGttcttcaaaacaattttttgaaaCTTGGAGTCAGTGTATGAAAATATGGGTAACATAATACAACTTGTTGATGCATTAATTATGGCGTTAGATcctgtggaggaggggagatCCTAGATAGGAAAGATTTGTGTTTATCTAGCATCTGattattaataaatgtgattatttccaagtaatatttaataacatatttgaaATGGTTAGCTCTTGATTACCAGTGCTCCTTAATTTCCTCAACCTCTAGTCACCGCATTGAATAGACCAACCAGattgatttttctaatatttggaATTAAATTAGTAGTGTCAGAAGAATATTAAGATCTCTGAGTTTACAGGGCAATAACTGCTAATTTTGTTTGTATACTCTGTTATCTTAATTTACAATATTCAAAACACTCTTTATGTCTTTACAGGTCAATTATTTGCTCTCCAAACCTAAGAGGCATCCAAAGACAACACATATAACATTAGAATGTTTACCAAAAAATCCTCATGGTAAGAGTTTATTTTCAAGATTCCTTAGATTAAAATCTCACTAGGAGAGACAGTGGGCATCATAGAAGGGACAGGGCAGTTCTGACTATCTCTCTGGTTCTCCATTGGCAAAgcttataaattaaattatttagaattgtCTGTATTACACTTGACCATTATTCAGATACGCTAGAGTTAGCCTCAGAAAGAAGATAATGTCGTTTCACAAAGGTATTAGGGAATAAGTAGCAAGAGTACATcacagaatgaataaaataagccAGGTGTTTGTAGCCTGCTTGTGTCTGTACTTCGGgctcagagaaagaaggaataagCAACACCCTTCTGAGTGAATTTGGGTGAAAGTTTGAAGCTAGTGAGAACAATGTTCCTCAGTATGCACACCTGGAGTAGGCTTACTATGTGCCTGACACTTGGATATTTCATTTGAATTCTtgggagaaaagaaggagaaaatggagtCCTTTATACCTGTGTGGGATCTGGCACATCCTCTTTTTGTGTAAACAGCATCCTAATTAACCTGGGCCCTATCTTTCTAGGACCATTGTTCTTAGCCTAGATATTGGGAACCTCAGAAGCATGGGGGGAAGGAATGAAGATGTTTTCTCTCAAGAAAGCAAACATGAACATAACCTATCCTCCAAGTTATAAAGATACAGTTTGGAAATGGAAAGgggaaaaattttgaaaatggattAGGAACATAATTTTTGCTCTTAATTTTAGGAAAATGCACTAGTACCCCTGGTGGAATAAATTGTATCATGGtcagaaattcatttttatcttagATTTAGatgctgtacacacacacacacacacacacacacacacacacacgcacacacatgcgaCAGATACAAATGTCCACAAATTAGAATATATCTCAATTCTGTTTAAAGAAATTGTTTGTTAAAGGACTATTAAATATTCCACAAACTCACCATTGGGTTGCAAACTGCAATTTGATAACCACAAATTGGGACTTTGACGTTTGCTTTTTTCTCCAAGAAATTTTACgttaaactgttttcttttttggttcctAGTTTTCAGATCTCATCATGAAGTGAAAACTCCAGTTTCTGACTTTGAATTTAGAAGATCACCAACTACATCCCCATTCAGATATTTAGGTGAGAGGAGTCTTTCTTACCCTGAAAAAGTGGGAAATTTCTCTAAAAGCTGTCATATGCCATTATCTGAAGACATAGCTTTTAGAAAAGATGTGTGGTTCTATTTATCTCAGGATAAACACACGGAGAGCTGAACCTTCCTCCTTGATGGGAGGTTGAATGCTTCCAAGTGGTCAGTTCCTTCCCAATTAATTCATTGTTTTAACACAACTTGACAAATTAATCATAAAATACATCTGAAAGACTAAATAGGTGAGACTACTTACTTTTCTCAGGAAAAGTAAAGTTGGGACTTTTTCCTCCTCAAACATTAAAACAGTATAAAAACACAATATTAACAAGTATTGTATAGGTGCAAGAGTAGGTGGAATCATGGAACAAAATAGTCCCCAAAGAAGACCCTTTTGACTTAACGTAGAATAAATGTAGAATCTCAAATCAATGGAAGTTAGTATTCCATAAATGATCCTGGCATAATGGGTTAGCTTGTGGGGgattaaacattaattaattaattaatttttatttattttttttttttcggtacgcgggcctctcactgttgtggcctctcccgttgcggagcacaggctccgggggcacgaacccgtatcccctgcatcggcaggcagactctcaaccacggcgccaccagggaagcccctaaacattaatttacaaatatcagtgtaacatatgtaaaaaagatcaaatgataaaatagctagaagaaaacagataattttcaaatgtatatggAGGGCTTTATAAGCTTAAAACCAATGGGAAAAAGTCACACAAAAATTTGACTAACAAAGATGACCACGTAAGAAGGACTGAAAGCAAACTGGTTAAAATgcaggaaatattaaaaagtattggTTTCTAACTAGTCTTGTTATTAATACCGAAAACAGTCATAATCTAATAGGTAAACATGCAAACAACTCTGAACAGACAGTAAAAGAAGAACTAGTAGTAATTAATTGATGAAAAGTTTCAGTCTTACCAGAAATCAGATACAGTACTTTTTCAACTACAAAAGTAgtagtttctttcctttatatactCAAGCCCTTGCACATGCTCTTTTATACCCTTCTTTCTAGGTTGCAGGTATCCATAATTTTGTGCCAATAACAAGTCTGAGTAAGAGATATCATGATGTGCtcagaattatttttcacatctaatgaaaaaagatttatttttctgagtcaggcttaccttcttttttttcttccttggggAAGGGGACTGAGGGTTCCTTATGCAAAGAGATCTTCAGCAGCCCTGCCACCATACCTGCCCCAGTACTGAATACAGTTTAAAATTACTTCCATCCCAACAGTAAGATAAATGCTAGAGAATTAGGTGGAGGAGAGGTGGGGTTTGAAGGTGAAACCAATTAATTATGTTTGGGACAAGTGAAATTTGAAGAGCCCGATGAAAGAAGTAATTTAATAATTCAGTAGCAATTTACCTAATGGAGAGTAGTACTTTACTATTATAAGGTAGTATGCTAGGCTCTGTAGAGcatacagaaatgaaagagacatgGTCCCTGCTGTCGTGAAATTTCTAATCTAGTTAGGAAGTTAAGACAGATTGAAAACTACAACGTCAAGTTGAAGGCACTACGTTGTACAAAATTATAGATAGAGGTGGTGCTTGCCTTgtgcaaattcaaattttaaagaactcacactttgaagtaagacagagaaagacaaatatcgtatgatatcacttatatgtggaatctaaaaaaatggtacaaatgaacttatttacaaaacagaagtagagccacagatgtagaaaacaatcttatggttaccaggggaaagcgggggccggggggagggataaactgggagattgggatggacatatatacactactatatataaaatagataactaataagcgtctactgtatagtacagggaactctactcaatactctgtagtaaCCTATATGgataaagaatctaaaaaagactggatatatgtatacatatactcgattcacttttctgtacagcagaaactaacacaacattgtaaatcaactagactccaataaaaattaagaaaacgaaaaacaaaacaaaagaactcaTACTTTAATAATATTTACACTGGGGCCATGTGGAGACAGTCCGTCATCTAGGGAGGGCTAACAATTTGTAACCTTTCCAACTGACACTCTTAAATATGTGCTTGACACTTAGAGGAGAGATTATACACCACATGAAAAATCTTAGTTGGCAATGTGCAGCATTTCAACTGTTGCCCA
This region includes:
- the C6H12orf60 gene encoding uncharacterized protein C12orf60 homolog isoform X2 — its product is MDHLKFSIAREASSFLPVLKVNYLLSKPKRHPKTTHITLECLPKNPHVFRSHHEVKTPVSDFEFRRSPTTSPFRYLDRPD